Part of the Polyodon spathula isolate WHYD16114869_AA unplaced genomic scaffold, ASM1765450v1 scaffolds_609, whole genome shotgun sequence genome, GTCTACTTGACTTTCATTTTACCTATAAatccacacccccccccctccactattttaaataaaaaaaatgtaatctccagtaaatgtaaataaaataaataaataaataattttagctCAGCATTAAGTGCTGTTTGTTGTTTTCGTGGCAACGACCTTAAAGGTTAAAGCAAAGTGTTCTGCACATTCCAGGTTGCTATGCATCAGAAGGAGTTTCATATCCGCTCTCAAAGCGCTGCCCTTGGAGATGCCGCTGGGCTTAACAGCAGACTTACTCTTGATGGGGATGATGAGCTGTGGGATGACGGGGAGAATCTTGGTGCCTCCATGCTCCAGCATGTCATGCACTCCCTGTCGTGCAAAGAACTCGTAGGGGTGAACCGTCTCACAGAGCCCGTCAAAAAACAATGGCAGGTAGTGGTGATAGTCCAGCTTCTCAATCTCTACCTGTGTTAAGAAACGCAAAGAGATGCAGGGTGCATTAGCTTGAAAACTTGcttgattcattttttaaaaaagtctaaTGTTAATGATGTCTTCTTAAAACCCCAAATACGATTTAATGCACAGTAATATACCATAACATATGTTGAATACACCTGCATGATTAAATCATCCAATCTAGGGGATAAATTCAATTGTCAACCATGTCTTTCTGCATCTGAAGACCAACGCTAGAATCCAG contains:
- the pacrg gene encoding parkin coregulated gene protein, with the protein product VEIEKLDYHHYLPLFFDGLCETVHPYEFFARQGVHDMLEHGGTKILPVIPQLIIPIKNALNTRNRQVICTTLKILQHLVISGDMVGEALVPYYRQILPILNIFKNMNRE